In Populus nigra chromosome 1, ddPopNigr1.1, whole genome shotgun sequence, one genomic interval encodes:
- the LOC133696552 gene encoding GATA transcription factor 9-like, with protein MEGPKFFTGGYNDCGATEFFSEKKSSDQKADQHFTVEDLLDFPNDDDDIMAGGFFSDIDGIKTTTQNCTTTNHSFTNTHSFSSASVEYGQTFADSKFSTELCFLYDDMAELEWLSNFVEDSFSSDQSLQTNIHILSGSKPPTPESSSSETHHPEPITCNPSNPAFQPETPLPGKARSKRSRAAPCDWSTRLLHVPSTTKMSSEKQLRESPDPNLDSNAMVRRCLHCGAEKTPQWRTGPMGPKTLCNACGVRYKSGRLVPEYRPAASPTFVSAKHSNSHRKVLELRRQKEMQGAQQQQFLSQSSIFGV; from the exons ATGGAGGGGCCAAAATTCTTTACCGGCGGATACAATGACTGTGGAGCCACCGAGTTCTTTTCGGAGAAGAAAAGCTCAGACCAGAAAGCAGACCAGCATTTCACGGTTGAAGACCTCTTGGATTTCcctaatgatgatgatgatataatGGCAGGTGGTTTTTTCAGTGATATTGATGGTATCAAAACCACTACACAAAACTGCACCACCACCAATCATTCTTTCACCAACACTCACAGCTTCAGCTCCGCCTCCGTCGAATATGGCCAGACCTTTGCCGATTCTAAGTTCTCCACTGAGCTTTGCTTTCTG TACGATGACATGGCTGAGCTAGAATGGCTTTCAAATTTTGTGGAAGACTCATTTTCATCTGATCAGAGCCTCCAAACCAACATCCACATCCTATCCGGGTCCAAACCACCCACACCCGAATCCTCCTCATCCGAGACCCACCACCCTGAACCAATAACCTGTAACCCCAGCAACCCAGCGTTCCAGCCTGAAACTCCACTGCCTGGCAAGGCCCGTTCCAAACGCTCTCGGGCTGCGCCATGCGACTGGTCCACCCGCCTCCTTCATGTCCCATCCACCACTAAAATGTCATCTGAAAAGCAATTAAGGGAGAGCCCAGATCCAAACCTCGACTCGAATGCCATGGTCCGCAGATGCCTGCATTGCGGAGCAGAGAAAACTCCGCAGTGGCGGACTGGGCCCATGGGCCCAAAAACGCTGTGCAATGCATGTGGGGTCCGGTACAAGTCGGGTCGGTTAGTGCCCGAGTACCGACCAGCAGCAAGTCCAACCTTTGTATCCGCAAAGCATTCAAATTCTCACAGGAAGGTCTTGGAGCTTCGGAGGCAGAAGGAAATGCAAGGAGCTCAGCAGCAACAGTTCCTAAGTCAAAGCTCGATTTTTGGCGTATAA